The following are encoded in a window of Primulina eburnea isolate SZY01 chromosome 4, ASM2296580v1, whole genome shotgun sequence genomic DNA:
- the LOC140830549 gene encoding GDT1-like protein 4 isoform X2: protein MGSSVVQGFTKSLAMTVLSEIGDKTFFAAAILAMRHPRRLVLSGCLGALIVMTVLSAVVGWATPNLISRKWTHHITTLLFLGFGLWSIWDAFNDGDTEEFDEIEKELNANFEIKGGATKEHNKDADDLKKQNRPFLTQFLSPILLKAFSITFFGEWGDKSQLATIGLAADENPLGVVLGGILGQALCTTAAVLGGKSLATQISEKIFTPLFNLDH, encoded by the exons ATGGGTTCCTCTGTTGTTCAA GGATTTACGAAGTCGTTGGCAATGACCGTGTTATCTGAGATCGGGGACAAGACATTTTTTGCAGCTGCC ATCTTGGCCATGCGTCACCCCAGAAGACTAGTGTTGTCTGGATGCCTTGGAGCGTTGATT GTCATGACTGTTTTATCAGCTGTTGTTGGCTGGGCTACTCCAAATCTG ATCTCACGCAAATGGACTCATCACATCACGACATTGTTGTTTTTGGGGTTTGGCTTGTGGTCTATATGGGATGCATTCAATGATGG GGATACCGAGGAATTTGATGAAATTGAGAAAGAACTG AATGCTAATTTTGAAATCAAAGGCGGAGCAACCAAAGAGCATAATAAG GATGCTGATGATCTGAAGAAGCAAAACCGACCTTTTCTTACTCAATTTTTGTCGCCTATCTTGCTGAAG GCATTTTCCATTACTTTCTTTGGGGAATGGGGTGACAAGAGTCAG CTTGCTACAATAGGTTTGGCTGCAGATGAGAATCCATTAGGTGTTGTTCTAGGTGGAATCCT AGGACAAGCTTTGTGCACCACTGCTGCAGTCTTGGGAGGGAAGAGTCTGGCGACTCAAATATCTGAGAAAATA TTCACTCCTCTTTTCAACTTAGATCATTGA
- the LOC140830549 gene encoding GDT1-like protein 4 isoform X1: protein MGSSVVQGFTKSLAMTVLSEIGDKTFFAAAILAMRHPRRLVLSGCLGALIVMTVLSAVVGWATPNLISRKWTHHITTLLFLGFGLWSIWDAFNDGDTEEFDEIEKELNANFEIKGGATKEHNKDADDLKKQNRPFLTQFLSPILLKAFSITFFGEWGDKSQLATIGLAADENPLGVVLGGILGQALCTTAAVLGGKSLATQISEKIIALCGGVLFIVFGIQSFLLTVDSS, encoded by the exons ATGGGTTCCTCTGTTGTTCAA GGATTTACGAAGTCGTTGGCAATGACCGTGTTATCTGAGATCGGGGACAAGACATTTTTTGCAGCTGCC ATCTTGGCCATGCGTCACCCCAGAAGACTAGTGTTGTCTGGATGCCTTGGAGCGTTGATT GTCATGACTGTTTTATCAGCTGTTGTTGGCTGGGCTACTCCAAATCTG ATCTCACGCAAATGGACTCATCACATCACGACATTGTTGTTTTTGGGGTTTGGCTTGTGGTCTATATGGGATGCATTCAATGATGG GGATACCGAGGAATTTGATGAAATTGAGAAAGAACTG AATGCTAATTTTGAAATCAAAGGCGGAGCAACCAAAGAGCATAATAAG GATGCTGATGATCTGAAGAAGCAAAACCGACCTTTTCTTACTCAATTTTTGTCGCCTATCTTGCTGAAG GCATTTTCCATTACTTTCTTTGGGGAATGGGGTGACAAGAGTCAG CTTGCTACAATAGGTTTGGCTGCAGATGAGAATCCATTAGGTGTTGTTCTAGGTGGAATCCT AGGACAAGCTTTGTGCACCACTGCTGCAGTCTTGGGAGGGAAGAGTCTGGCGACTCAAATATCTGAGAAAATA ATCGCACTCTGTGGTGGAGTTCTTTTCATCGTTTTTGGAATCCAATCTTTTCTTTTGACTGTCGATTCATCATGA
- the LOC140830548 gene encoding lysine histidine transporter-like 6 — protein MCFASVAERKKMVSSTPQQPKEVPSDETWAGKGPSREGKWWYSTFHSVTAMVGAGVLSLPYAMAYLGWGPGTLILALSWCITLNTMWQMIQLHEIEPGVRFDRYYDLGRHAFGPTLGAWIVLPQQLIVQVGCDIVYMVTGGKCLKKFMEIACSNCTPIRQSYWICIFGGLHFFLSQLPDFNSVSGVSLAAAIMSLSYSTIAWVGSLSHGQVPNVSYAYKKTSSIDYMFRVFNALGQVTFAFAGHAVVLEIQATIPSTPEKPSKVPMWKGAVWAYFINGICYFPVALIGYWAFGQDVTDNVLVALQKPAWLIASANLMVVVHVIGSYQVYAMPVFDLVERTISKRFNIISSGFVLRLIVRSAYVAFTLFIGVTFPFFGDLLGFFGGFGFAPTSYFLPSIIWLKLKKPQRFSRSWIINWACIVVGVFIMLASTISGLRNIITDASTYEFYS, from the exons ATGTGCTTTGCTTCGGTTGCAGAACGAAAGAAGATGGTGTCATCTACGCCGCAGCAACCCAAG GAAGTTCCATCGGATGAAACGTGGGCAGGAAAGGGTCCCTCGCGCGAGGGGAAATGGTGGTACTCAACGTTTCATTCGGTCACGGCCATGGTTGGTGCGGGCGTGCTCAGTTTGCCGTATGCCATGGCTTACTTAGGATG GGGTCCAGGAACACTGATCCTGGCACTGTCCTGGTGCATCACCTTAAACACGATGTGGCAGATGATACAACTCCACGAAATCGAGCCTGGGGTGCGTTTCGACCGATACTACGATCTGGGACGACACGCCTTTGGGCCGACACTGGGGGCGTGGATAGTACTGCCTCAGCAGCTTATTGTACAGGTGGGATGTGACATTGTGTACATGGTGACTGGAGGGAAGTGCCTCAAGAAATTCATGGAAATCGCCTGCTCTAATTGCACCCCAATCAGGCAATCTTACTGGATTTGCATCTTCGGAGGTCTCCATTTTTTTCTCTCTCAATTGCCAGATTTCAATTCTGTTTCTGGTGTCTCGTTGGCTGCTGCAATCATGTCACTAAG CTACTCAACTATAGCATGGGTGGGTAGCCTCAGCCATGGACAGGTCCCAAACGTGAGCTACGCGTACAAGAAAACTAGTTCCATTGACTACATGTTCCGTGTGTTCAACGCCTTAGGGCAAGTTACATTCGCCTTTGCTGGACATGCTGTTGTGCTAGAAATCCAGGCCACCATTCCATCTACTCCTGAGAAGCCCTCAAAAGTCCCCATGTGGAAAGGAGCCGTTTGGGCATATTTCATCAATGGGATCTGTTATTTCCCCGTCGCCCTCATCGGATATTGGGCATTCGGGCAAGACGTTACTGATAACGTGCTCGTCGCACTTCAGAAACCGGCATGGCTCATCGCTTCTGCTAACTTGATGGTGGTGGTACATGTCATTGGAAGCTATCAG GTTTATGCAATGCCAGTATTTGACTTGGTTGAGAGGACAATTTCAAAGAGATTTAACATAATCTCTTCTGGATTTGTGCTTAGGCTCATTGTCCGTTCTGCTTATGTAG CTTTTACGCTTTTTATTGGTGTGACTTTCCCTTTCTTTGGTGATCTTCTTGGCTTCTTTGGTGGATTTGGGTTTGCTCCAACTTCCTACTTT CTGCCTAGTATAATATGGCTAAAACTGAAGAAACCGCAGAGATTCAGCCGTTCTTGGATTATCAATTGG GCATGCATAGTTGTGGGAGTGTTCATCATGCTAGCATCAACCATTAGCGGCCTGAGAAATATCATAACCGATGCCTCTACTTACGAATTCTATTCATAG